From a region of the Pongo abelii isolate AG06213 chromosome 9, NHGRI_mPonAbe1-v2.0_pri, whole genome shotgun sequence genome:
- the PHRF1 gene encoding PHD and RING finger domain-containing protein 1 isoform X6, which yields MDDDSLDELVARSPGPDGRPQVGPADPAESSEGSSGDSGDDSDSEHGDGTDGEDEGASDEEDLEDRSGSEDSEDNGETLLEVAGTQGKLEATGSFNSDDDAESCPICLNAFRDQAVGTPENCAHYFCLDCIVEWSKNANSCPVDRTLFKCICIRAQFGGKILRKIPVENTKASEEEEEDPTFCEVCGRSDREDRLLLCDGCDAGYHMECLDPPLQEVPVDEWFCPECAAPGVLAADAGPVSEEEVSLLLADVVPTTSRLRPRAGRTRAIARTRQSERVRATVNRNRISTARRAQHTPGRLGSSLLDEAIEAVATGLSTAVYQRSLTPRTPARRKRKTRRRKKVPGRKKTLSGPSAKSKSSATRSKKRQHRVKKRRGKKVKSEATTRSRIARTLGLRRPVHSSCIPSVLKPVEPSLGLLRADIGAASLSLFGDPYELDPFDSSEELSANPLSPLSAKRRALSRSALQSHQPVARPVSVGLSRRCLPAAVPEPDLEEEPVPDLLGSILSGQSLLMLGSSDVIIHRDGSLSAKRAAPVSFQRNSGSLSRGEEGSKDCLQPRALPSGSLAQGPSGNRPQSTGLSCQGRSCIPARTSGAPVRLDLSATPGSVQAQNLSNGSTPGFRQSHSPRFNGTNKHTLPLASAASKISSRDSKPPCRSVVPGPPLKPAPRRTDISELPRIPKIRRDDGGGRQDASPAHGQSIEIPSACISRLTGREGAGQPGRGTRAESEASSRVPREPGVHTGSSRPPAPSSHGSLAPLGPSRGKGVGSTFESFRINIPGNMAHSSQLSSPGFCNTFRPVDNKEQRKENPSPLFSIKKTKQLRSEVYDPSDPTGSDSSAPSSSPERSGPGLLPSEITRTISINSPKAQTVQAVRCVTSYTVESIFGTEPEPPLGPSSAVSKLRGAVAAEGASDMEREEPTESQGLAARVRRPSPPEPWDEEDGASCSTFFGSEERTVTCVTVMEPEAPPSPDVPQAATHRVVELRPPSRSRSTSSSRSRKKAKRKRVSREHGRTRSGTRSESRDRSSRSASPSVGEERPRRQRSKAKSRRSSSDRSSSRERAKRKKAKDKSREHRRGPWGHSRRTSRSRSGSPGSSSYEHYESRKKKKRRSASRPRGRECSPTSSLERLRRHKHQRERSHEQLERKESVVWPRDRRKWRSRSPSSEHRAREHRRPRSREKRPRTRSHSPERKGAVREASPVPLAQGEPGREDLPTRSPALGEAHVLPEVVTANKASLQAPPVLEVAAECEPDDLDLDYGDSVEAGHVFDDFSSDAVFIQLDDMSSPPSPESTDSSPERDFPPKPALPPASLAVAAIQREVSLMHDEDPSQPPPLPEGPQEPHLLRPDAAEKAEAPSSPDVAPVGKEDSPSMSGRVQEAAQPEEVVSQTPLLRSRALVKRVTWNLQESESSAPAEDRAPRAPLHRPQKPREGAWDMEDVAPTGVRQVFSELPLPSHVLPEPGFPDTDPSQVYSPSLPPAPAQPSNIPPCALVSQPTVQFILQGSLPLVGCGAAQTLAPVPTALTPASEPASQATAASNSEEKTPAPRLAAEKTKKEEYMKKLHMQERAVEEVKLAIKPFYQKREVTKEEYKDILRKAVQKICHSKSGEINPVKVANLVKAYVDKYRHMRRHKKPEAGEEPPTQGAEG from the exons GTTCCGAAGATTCTGAAGACAACGGGGAGACATTGCTGGAGGTAGCGGGTACTCAGGGGAAACTGGAAGCCACTGgctcttttaattctgatgatGATGCAGAGAGCTGCCCGATCTGTCTCAACGCATTCAGAGACCAGGCCGTGGGGACGCCGGAGAACTGTGCCCATTACTTCTGCCTGGACTGCATTGTCGAGTGGTCCAAG aATGCCAATTCCTGTCCAGTTGATCGAACTCTATTTAAGTGCATTTGTATTCGAGCTCAATTTGGTGGTAAAATCTTAAGAAAG ATCCCAGTGGAGAACACCAAAGCgagtgaggaagaggaggaggacccTACCTTCTGTGAGGTGTGCGGCAGGAGCGACCGCGAGGACAGGCTTTTGCTCTGCGATGGCTGCGATGCGGG GTACCACATGGAATGCTTGGACCCCCCTCTCCAGGAGGTGCCAGTGGACGAGTGGTTCTGCCCGGAATGCGCTGCCCCTGGTGTGCTTGCCGCTG ATGCGGGTCCCGTGAGTGAGGAGGAGGTCTCCCTGCTGTTGGCCGATGTGGTTCCCACCACTAGCAGGCTTCGGCCTCGAGCAGGGAGGACCCGGGCGATAGCCAGGACACGgcagagtgagagagtgagagcaaCCGTGAACCGGAACCGGATCTCCACGGCCAGGAGGGCCCAG CACACACCAGGGCGCCTCGGGTCTTCCCTGTTGGATGAAGCCATCGAGGCTGTGGCGACTGGCCTCAGCACCGCCGTGTATCAGCGCTCCCTGACGCCGCGCACTCCTGCCCGACGGAAGAGGAAGACAA GAAGACGGAAGAAAGTGCCGGGAAGAAAGAAAACCCTGTCCGGACCATCCGCAAAAAGTAAGAGCTCAGCGACAAGATCTAAGAAACGCCAACATCGAGtgaagaagagaagagggaagaaggtGAAG AGTGAAGCCACCACTCGCTCTCGAATCGCGCGGACGCTGGGCCTGCGCAGGCCTGTTCACAGCAGCTGCATCCCATCAGTGTTGAAGCCAGTGGAGCCCTCCTTGGGGCTGCTGAGAGCGGATATTGGagctgcctctctgtctctgtttggAGATCCCTATGAGCTGGACCCCTTCGACAG CAGTGAAGAGCTTTCTGCAAACCCTCTTTCTCCTCTGAGTGCCAAGAGACGGGCTCTGTCCCGGTCAGCCCTGCAGTCCCACCAGCCCGTGGCCAGGCCCGTCTCCGTGGGGCTTTCCAG GAGGTGCCTCCCTGCTGCGGTGCCAGAGCCAGACTTGGAGGAGGAGCCAGTGCCTGACCTGCTGGGCAGCATCCTGTCGGGCCAGAGCCTCCTGATGCTGGGCAGCAGTGATGTCATCATCCACCGCGACGGCTCCCTCAGCGCGAAGAGGGCGG ctccaGTTTCTTTTCAGCGAAACTCAGGCAGTCTGTCCAGAGGGGAAGAAGGATCCAAGGACTGCCTGCAGCCCCGAGCACTGCCCTCCGGGAGCCTGGCCCAAGGCCCCTCAGGAAACAGGCCACAGAGCACAGGGCTCAGCTGTCAAGGCAGGTCTTGCATCCCCGCCCGCACATCAGGGGCACCTGTGAGGCTGGACTTGTCAGCAACCCCTGGGTCGGTTCAGGCTCAGAACTTGTCAAATGGGAGCACGCCTGGCTTCAGACAGAGTCACAGCCCCCGGTTCAACGGCACCAACAAGCACACTTTGCCCCTGGCTTCTGCCGCGTCTAAGATCTCGAGCAGAGATTCTAAGCCCCCATGTCGCAGTGTGGTGCCGGGGCCTCCCCTGAAACCAGCGCCCAGAAGAACGGACATCTCTGAGCTACCCAGGATACCAAAGATCAGGAGAGACGACGGTGGTGGCAGACAGGATGCATCCCCGGCCCACGGGCAGAGCATTGAGATCCCCAGCGCCTGTATCAGCCGACTGACTGGCAGGGAGGGCGCCGGGCAGCCAGGGCGAGGCACGCGGGCAGAGAGCGAGGCCAGCAGCAGGGTGCCCCGGGAGCCCGGCGTGCACACGGGCAGCTCccggcccccagcccccagctcccaTGGCAGTTTGGCCCCACTGGGACCATCAAGAGGGAAAGGGGTTGGGTCGACCTTTGAGAGCTTCCGGATCAATATTCCTGGAAACATGGCACATTCCAGCCAGCTCTCCAGTCCTGGCTTCTGTAACACGTTCCGGCCTGTGGACAATAAGGAGCAGAGGAAGGAGAACCCCTCACCCCTCTTCTCCATCAAGAAGACGAAGCAGCTCCGGAGCGAGGTCTACGACCCATCCGACCCCACCGGCTCCGACTCCAGCGCCCCTAGCAGCAGCCCGGAGAGGTCTGGCCCTGGCCTCCTGCCCTCTGAGATCACACGAACCATCTCCATCAACAGCCCGAAGGCCCAGACGGTGCAGGCTGTGCGCTGCGTCACCTCCTACACGGTGGAGAGCATCTTTGGTACAGAGCCCGAGCCCCCTCTTGGACCGTCCTCTGCTGTGTCCAAGCTCCGGGGTGCAGTGGCTGCCGAGGGGGCCTCTGACATGGAGCGAGAGGAGCCCACAGAGAGCCAGGGCCTGGCTGCCCGGGTGCGGAGGCCATCCCCACCAGAGCCCTGGGATGAGGAAGATGGGGCGTCTTGCAGCACCTTCTTTGGCTCTGAGGAGCGGACGGTGACCTGTGTGACTGTCATGGAGCCAGAAGCCCCACCCAGCCCGGACGTGCCGCAGGCTGCCACCCACAGAGTTGTGGAGCTCAGGCCCCCTTCCCGGTCCCGCTCCACATCCAGCTCCCGCAGCAGGAAGAAGGCCAAGAGGAAGAGGGTGTCCAGGGAGCACGGACGGACGCGCTCTGGGACGCGCTCTGAATCCAGGGACAGGAGCTCGAGGTCAGCGTCACCATCAGTGGGTGAGGAGCGCCCCAGGAGGCAGCGGTCCAAGGCCAAGAGCCGGCGGTCCTCTAGCGACCGCTCCAGCAGCCGAGAGCGAGCTAAGAGGAAGAAAGCCAAGGACAAGAGCAGGGAGCACAGGCGGGGCCCCTGGGGCCACAGCCGGAGGACGTCCCGGTCGCGTTCGGGGAGCCCTGGCAGCTCTTCCTACGAGCACTATGAgagcaggaagaagaagaagaggagatcAGCGTCCAGACCTCGGGGAAGGGAGTGCTCCCCCACCAGCAGCCTGGAGAGGCTCCGCAGGCACAAGCACCAGCGGGAACGCAGCCACGAGCAGCTAGAGAGGAAGGAGAGTGTGGTGTGGCCCCGAGACCGGAGGAAGTGGAGGTCCCGGTCCCCAAGCTCAGAGCACAGGGCACGGGAGCACAGGCGGCCACGGTCCCGCGAGAAGCGGCCGCGGACCCGGTCCCATTCCCCAGAGAGGAAGGGGGCTGTGAGGGAGGCTTCCCCAGTACCCCTTGCACAGGGGGAACCAGGGCGGGAAGACCTCCCCACCAGGTCGCCAGCCTTGGGGGAAGCACATGTCTTGCCGGAGGTGGTTACAGCCAACAAGGCCTCCCTGCAGGCTCCCCCTGTCCTGGAGGTGGCAGCTGAGTGTGAGCCCGATGACCTGGACCTGGATTATGGTGACTCCGTGGAGGCGGGACACGTCTTTGACGATTTCTCAAGCGACGCCGTTTTCATCCAGCTCGATGACATGAGCTCGCCACCTTCTCCCGAAAGCACAGACTCTTCCCCGGAGCGAGACTTCCCACCGAAGCCTGCGTTGCCCCCAGCCAGCCTGGCCGTGGCCGCCATCCAGAGGGAGGTGTCACTGATGCACGATGAAGACCCTTCgcagcccccacccctgccagagGGCCCCCAGGAGCCACATTTGCTCAGGCCGGACGCGGCTGAGAAGGCCGAGGCACCCAGTTCCCCGGATGTGGCGCCTGTGGGGAAGGAAGACAGCCCTTCTATGAGTGGGAGGGTACAGGAGGCAGCCCAGCCTGAGGAGGTGGTTTCGCAGACCCCCCTGCTGAGGTCCAGAGCCCTGGTGAAGCGGGTTACCTGGAACCTGCAGGAGTCGGAGAGCAGCGCCCCCGCTGAGGACAGAGCCCCCC GGGCACCACTTCACAGGCCACAGAAGCCCCGAGAAGGAGCCTGGGACATGGAGGACGTGGCCCCCACAGGGGTCAGGCAGGTGTTCTCCGAGCTGCCCCTTCCCAGTCATGTGCTTCCGGAACCTGGGTTCCCAGACACAGACCCCTCTCAG GTTTATAGCCCCAGCCTGCCGCCTGCCCCGGCCCAGCCCTCAAACATCCCACCCTGCGCACTGGTCAGCCAGCCCACGGTCCAGTTCATCCTCCAGGGGAGCCTGCCGCTAGTGGGCTGTGGGGCAGCACAGACCCTGGCCCCAGTGCCCACTGCCCTGACCCCAGCCTCAGAGCCAGCCAGTcaagccactgcagccagcaacTCGGAGGAGAAGACCCCGGCCCCCAGGCTAGCTGCGGAGAAAACCAAGAAGGAGGAG TACATGAAGAAGCTGCACATGCAGGAGCGTGCTGTGGAGGAGGTGAAGCTGGCCATCAAGCCCTTCTACCAGAAGAGGGAGGTGACCAAGGAGGAGTACAAGGACATCCTGCGCAAGGCCGTGCAGAAG ATCTGCCACAGCAAGAGTGGAGAGATCAACCCCGTGAAGGTGGCCAACCTGGTGAAGGCATACGTGGACAAGTACAGGCACATGCGCAGGCACAAGAAACCAGAGGCCGGCGAGGAACCGCCCACGCAGGGGGCCGAGGGCTGA